A window of Microcystis aeruginosa FD4 contains these coding sequences:
- a CDS encoding Rpn family recombination-promoting nuclease/putative transposase, whose protein sequence is MKTDSLFYQIFLRFPDSFFDLIGQPQPGAANYQFTSQEVKQLSFRLDGLFMPLREDIQQPLYLVEVQFQPDDTLYYRLFAELFLFLKQYQPPHPWQIVVIYPHRRVEREQSLHFGEILNLASVRRIYLDELAPRDNPSLGIGVIKLVVESETAAVRTAQTLIERTREEITDQSSQRQLINLIESIIIYKLPQKSREEIEAMFELSDLKQTRVYQEALAEGEERGLERGLERGLERGLERGLEQGLQEGERLVVENLLRVRFGELDPPLQGIIRRILQLSPEEFTPLLLHCSKQELLKRFPPEKSRGN, encoded by the coding sequence GTGAAAACTGACAGTCTCTTTTACCAAATATTCCTGCGTTTTCCGGACAGTTTCTTTGACCTAATCGGACAACCGCAACCAGGAGCAGCAAACTATCAATTCACCTCCCAAGAGGTGAAACAACTCTCTTTCCGTCTCGATGGCTTATTTATGCCACTCAGAGAAGATATTCAGCAACCCCTCTACCTAGTGGAAGTGCAGTTCCAACCGGACGACACCCTCTACTATCGACTTTTTGCGGAATTGTTCCTATTTTTAAAACAATATCAACCACCCCACCCCTGGCAAATTGTCGTCATTTATCCCCATCGTCGGGTGGAACGGGAACAATCCCTGCATTTTGGCGAAATCCTCAATTTAGCAAGCGTTAGACGCATTTATCTCGATGAATTGGCCCCAAGGGACAATCCGTCCTTAGGAATCGGTGTGATTAAATTAGTAGTAGAGTCGGAAACGGCAGCGGTGAGGACTGCTCAAACCCTAATCGAGCGGACCAGAGAAGAAATCACCGACCAGTCCAGTCAACGGCAGTTAATTAACCTCATCGAAAGTATCATTATTTACAAATTACCCCAAAAAAGTCGCGAGGAAATTGAAGCTATGTTTGAACTAAGTGATTTAAAACAAACGAGAGTCTATCAAGAGGCACTGGCCGAAGGAGAAGAACGGGGTCTAGAACGGGGTCTAGAACGGGGTCTAGAACGGGGTCTAGAACGGGGTTTAGAACAAGGTCTGCAAGAGGGAGAACGTCTGGTGGTAGAAAACCTGCTCCGAGTCCGTTTCGGTGAGTTAGACCCACCACTGCAAGGGATTATCAGACGGATTTTACAACTGTCCCCAGAAGAATTTACTCCTTTACTCCTCCATTGTTCCAAGCAGGAACTCTTAAAGCGATTTCCCCCAGAAAAGTCGCGAGGAAATTGA
- a CDS encoding Rpn family recombination-promoting nuclease/putative transposase, whose protein sequence is MKTDSLFYQIFLRFPDSFFDLIGQPQPGAANYQFTSQEVKQLSFRLDGLFIPLREDSQQPLYLVEVQFQPDDTLYYRLFAELFLFLKQYRPPHPWQIVVIYPHRGVEREQSLHFGEILNLASVRRIYLDELPHNPSLGIGVIKLVVESETAAVRTAQTLIERTREEITDQSSQRQLINLIESIIIYKLPQKSREEIEAMFELSDLKQTRVYQEALAEGEERGLERGLERGLERGLERGLQEGERLVVENLLRVRFGELDPPLQGIIRRILQLSPEEFTPLLLHCSKQELLKRFPPEKSRGN, encoded by the coding sequence GTGAAAACTGACAGTCTCTTTTACCAAATATTCCTGCGCTTTCCCGACAGTTTCTTTGACCTAATCGGACAACCGCAACCGGGAGCAGCAAACTATCAATTTACCTCCCAAGAGGTGAAACAACTCTCTTTCCGTCTCGATGGCTTATTTATACCACTCCGAGAGGATAGTCAGCAACCCCTCTACCTAGTGGAAGTGCAGTTCCAACCAGACGACACCCTCTACTATCGACTTTTTGCGGAATTGTTCCTATTTTTAAAACAATATCGACCACCCCACCCCTGGCAAATTGTCGTCATTTATCCCCATCGTGGGGTGGAACGGGAACAATCCCTACATTTTGGCGAAATCCTCAATTTAGCAAGCGTTAGACGCATTTATCTCGATGAATTGCCCCACAATCCCTCCTTAGGAATTGGTGTGATTAAATTAGTAGTAGAGTCGGAAACAGCAGCGGTGAGGACTGCTCAAACCCTAATCGAGCGGACTAGAGAAGAAATCACCGACCAGTCCAGTCAACGGCAGTTAATTAACCTCATCGAAAGTATCATTATTTACAAATTACCCCAGAAAAGTCGCGAGGAAATTGAAGCTATGTTTGAACTAAGTGATTTAAAACAAACGAGAGTCTATCAAGAGGCACTGGCCGAAGGAGAAGAACGGGGTCTAGAACGGGGTCTAGAACGGGGTCTAGAACGGGGTCTAGAACGGGGTCTGCAAGAGGGAGAACGTCTGGTGGTGGAAAACCTGCTCCGAGTCCGTTTCGGTGAGTTAGACCCACCACTGCAAGGGATTATCAGACGGATTTTACAACTGTCCCCAGAAGAATTTACTCCTTTACTCCTCCATTGTTCCAAGCAGGAACTCTTAAAGCGATTTCCCCCAGAAAAGTCGCGAGGAAATTGA
- a CDS encoding class I SAM-dependent methyltransferase produces the protein MNWTEGYVSEVNYTSGFYGELSPLKLGLATLIKSIQPPDSSREFTYCELACGQGFTTNILAATYPHAQFYANDFNPSHIATARDLAAKAGMKNVLFFDDSFEEFLERDLPQFDFISLHGIYSWISAKNRQAIVNFIRRNLKVGGLVYISYNALPGWSAAMPMQALMLRHGQHSSEPILTRIEQALNFTGELLEANASYFVQNPILKNRYERLKEQNRYYLAHEYFNQEWNSFYFDEVAKELEDAKLKYVGSAHINDHIDTVNLSQAAQEKLAQISDPIYREVVRDFFVNTQFRRDIFSRGSLGLTTQEQLKQLQETRFAMIVNPANIKFEQQFPVGEVKLQEAVYQPICEVLAESPQTLLQLQNHPKTSNINLNGLYQALMILTGIGYIHPAVDEQTCQQRKPSTDAFNNAVKAKAIYDEELSFLASPLIGTGVLVNRLEQLFLLAKSSNQDAVQFVWQILASQGKKVVKDGKTLETEEENIAHLKTVYEEFSQGRLLTLQKLGIE, from the coding sequence ATGAATTGGACAGAAGGATATGTATCGGAAGTTAACTACACTAGCGGCTTTTACGGCGAGTTAAGTCCCCTAAAATTAGGTTTAGCGACTCTGATTAAATCGATTCAACCCCCCGATTCTAGCCGAGAATTCACCTATTGTGAATTGGCCTGTGGTCAGGGTTTTACCACGAATATTTTAGCAGCTACCTATCCCCACGCCCAATTTTATGCCAATGATTTCAACCCTAGTCATATCGCCACGGCTAGAGATTTAGCGGCCAAGGCGGGAATGAAGAACGTTCTTTTCTTTGATGATAGTTTTGAGGAATTTTTAGAGCGAGATTTACCTCAATTTGACTTCATCAGTCTGCACGGAATTTATAGCTGGATTAGTGCCAAAAACCGCCAAGCAATAGTTAATTTTATTCGCCGCAATCTCAAGGTGGGGGGATTAGTTTATATCTCCTATAATGCTCTTCCGGGTTGGTCAGCAGCGATGCCGATGCAAGCTTTAATGTTACGTCATGGTCAACACAGTTCCGAACCAATTTTAACCCGCATTGAACAGGCACTTAATTTTACAGGAGAATTATTAGAAGCTAATGCTAGTTATTTTGTCCAAAATCCAATTTTAAAAAATCGTTACGAGCGCCTGAAGGAACAAAATCGTTATTATTTAGCTCACGAGTATTTCAATCAGGAATGGAATTCTTTTTACTTCGATGAAGTGGCGAAAGAATTAGAGGATGCTAAACTTAAATATGTGGGTTCTGCTCATATTAATGACCATATTGATACAGTTAATCTTTCTCAGGCAGCCCAAGAAAAATTAGCACAAATTAGCGACCCGATTTATCGGGAAGTGGTGCGAGATTTCTTTGTTAATACCCAATTCCGTCGCGATATTTTTAGTCGAGGCTCTTTAGGTTTAACCACCCAAGAACAGCTTAAGCAACTACAAGAAACCCGGTTTGCCATGATTGTTAATCCCGCAAATATCAAGTTCGAGCAGCAGTTCCCCGTGGGAGAAGTTAAGTTACAGGAGGCAGTTTATCAGCCAATTTGTGAAGTTTTGGCGGAATCTCCCCAAACTTTACTGCAACTACAAAATCACCCCAAAACCTCAAATATTAACTTAAATGGTCTTTACCAAGCTCTGATGATTTTAACTGGTATTGGCTATATTCATCCTGCTGTGGATGAGCAAACTTGCCAACAACGGAAACCATCTACTGATGCTTTTAATAATGCAGTGAAAGCGAAAGCTATCTATGATGAAGAATTGAGCTTTTTAGCCTCTCCTTTGATTGGTACTGGAGTATTGGTCAATCGGTTAGAACAATTATTCCTCTTGGCTAAATCCTCTAACCAAGATGCAGTACAATTTGTTTGGCAAATTTTGGCAAGTCAAGGCAAAAAAGTGGTTAAAGATGGGAAAACTTTGGAAACAGAGGAGGAGAATATTGCTCATCTGAAAACAGTGTACGAGGAGTTTAGTCAAGGACGTTTACTAACATTGCAAAAACTAGGTATTGAGTAA
- a CDS encoding peptidylprolyl isomerase, producing MKITTRLREWGKFFLKSGASIALALFLILSLFTVKGTTPALAVLAQGDAVTDPTAILRNALPIDNKPIRQVQQSIEDIAKHLRAKRWSPIKKDVKDANYVLSTKSKAILDSVPEASKSQGEELIEKLKTGVAALDTAVEAKDKEAVWSTRRELLNNITALEELMVVGFPFNVPPEYANLPQLRGRATVEMQTTKGDLTIVVDGYSAPINGGNFVDLVQRGFYDGLPFIRSEDNFVVQTGDPVGAEEGFLDPKTKQYRSIPLEILIKGEEEPVYGNTLEELGIYLPSLALPFNAFGALALARPDTNPNGGSSQFFFFKFDNELTPPGFNLMDGRYSVFGYLVQGKEVLEELTDQDKIISAKVVYGLNNLVQPS from the coding sequence ATGAAAATAACGACAAGATTACGGGAATGGGGCAAATTTTTCTTAAAAAGCGGTGCTAGTATTGCCCTAGCACTATTTTTAATCTTGAGTCTGTTCACGGTTAAGGGAACTACCCCTGCTTTAGCTGTGCTTGCTCAGGGTGATGCGGTAACGGATCCCACTGCTATTTTACGCAATGCCTTACCCATAGATAATAAACCAATTCGTCAAGTGCAACAATCGATCGAAGATATTGCCAAACATCTGCGGGCCAAGCGTTGGAGTCCGATTAAAAAAGATGTCAAGGATGCCAATTATGTCCTTTCTACCAAAAGCAAGGCTATCTTAGATAGTGTTCCCGAAGCAAGTAAAAGCCAAGGGGAGGAATTAATCGAAAAACTGAAAACGGGAGTGGCAGCCCTCGATACGGCCGTAGAAGCGAAGGATAAAGAGGCAGTTTGGTCAACCAGACGGGAATTACTCAATAATATCACCGCTTTAGAAGAATTAATGGTGGTGGGTTTTCCCTTTAACGTTCCCCCAGAATACGCTAACTTGCCGCAATTGCGAGGACGTGCCACCGTAGAGATGCAGACCACCAAAGGAGATTTAACTATCGTTGTCGATGGTTACAGCGCTCCGATTAATGGGGGTAACTTTGTGGATTTAGTCCAACGGGGTTTTTATGACGGTTTACCCTTCATTCGCAGCGAAGATAATTTCGTTGTCCAAACCGGAGATCCCGTCGGTGCAGAAGAAGGTTTTCTTGACCCGAAAACTAAGCAATATCGCTCTATTCCCTTAGAAATTTTGATTAAAGGGGAAGAAGAACCAGTTTATGGCAATACTCTCGAAGAATTAGGGATTTACTTACCCAGTCTCGCCTTGCCTTTTAACGCTTTTGGTGCATTGGCCCTAGCGCGTCCCGATACTAATCCTAACGGAGGTTCCTCGCAATTCTTTTTCTTTAAATTCGATAATGAATTAACTCCTCCGGGGTTTAATCTCATGGATGGTCGTTATTCGGTTTTTGGCTATTTAGTGCAGGGAAAAGAGGTGTTAGAAGAACTTACCGATCAGGATAAGATTATCAGCGCTAAAGTGGTTTATGGCTTAAATAATCTCGTTCAACCTAGCTAG
- a CDS encoding 2,3-diketo-5-methylthiopentyl-1-phosphate enolase, with translation MTIIVDYRFPPAINAEKQAKTIAIGQTAGTWSDRHSHRQEQLQQHLGEVVGIREEADGYKVARVRFPQINVENDIASLLTMIFGKYSMAGAGKVVGVYLPETYGTKAKLGITGIRQRLGVYDRPLVMAIFKPALGLSAQDHADILREVAFAGLDVIKDDEIMADLPVAPTHERLDCCRLVLEEVRQQTGRNVLYAVNVTGKADELQRKARLLVKHGANALLLNVLTYGFSVLEALASDPAIDVPIFAHPAFAGAMCAGTDTGLAYSVVLGTMMAHAGADAVLYPAAYGSLPFDPQEEGKIRDILRDRNVFPVPSAGIRPGIVPQVLGDYGRNVILNAGTGIMDHPSGPASGVRAFFEALARIEAGESFDPANLPEGALKQAILEWG, from the coding sequence ATGACTATCATTGTCGATTATCGCTTTCCGCCGGCTATTAATGCCGAAAAACAGGCAAAAACGATCGCTATCGGTCAAACCGCTGGCACTTGGAGCGATCGCCACAGTCATCGTCAAGAGCAGCTGCAACAACACCTAGGGGAAGTGGTGGGGATCAGGGAGGAAGCCGACGGTTATAAGGTGGCTAGGGTGCGTTTTCCCCAGATAAACGTTGAAAATGACATCGCCAGTCTTTTAACCATGATTTTCGGCAAATATTCCATGGCTGGAGCCGGAAAAGTGGTGGGGGTGTATCTCCCCGAAACCTACGGCACAAAAGCCAAGCTGGGAATCACAGGAATTAGGCAACGTTTGGGGGTTTATGATCGACCTCTAGTCATGGCAATTTTTAAACCCGCTTTAGGACTATCGGCCCAAGATCACGCCGATATCCTGCGAGAAGTGGCTTTTGCTGGCTTAGACGTGATTAAAGATGATGAAATCATGGCGGATCTTCCCGTGGCTCCCACCCACGAGCGCCTAGATTGTTGTCGCCTGGTTTTAGAGGAAGTGCGGCAGCAAACCGGTAGAAATGTTCTTTATGCGGTCAATGTCACCGGAAAAGCGGACGAATTGCAGAGAAAAGCCCGTTTATTAGTGAAACATGGGGCTAATGCCCTATTATTAAACGTTCTTACCTACGGTTTTTCCGTTTTAGAAGCTTTAGCCAGTGATCCAGCGATCGATGTTCCTATTTTCGCCCATCCTGCCTTTGCCGGAGCAATGTGTGCCGGTACTGATACGGGATTAGCCTATTCTGTGGTTTTGGGAACGATGATGGCCCACGCAGGAGCCGATGCGGTGCTATATCCCGCCGCTTATGGTAGTTTACCCTTCGATCCCCAGGAGGAGGGCAAAATTCGCGATATTTTGCGCGATAGAAACGTTTTTCCAGTTCCCTCGGCCGGCATTCGTCCCGGTATTGTTCCCCAGGTCCTTGGGGACTACGGACGTAATGTTATCCTCAATGCGGGAACCGGAATTATGGACCACCCATCGGGACCGGCCAGTGGTGTGAGAGCCTTTTTTGAAGCTTTAGCGAGAATAGAAGCGGGTGAGTCATTTGATCCCGCCAATTTGCCGGAAGGAGCCTTAAAACAGGCAATTCTAGAGTGGGGTTAA
- the serS gene encoding serine--tRNA ligase: MLDLKQIRENPEEVQKRLDSRGGSYDIAPILQLNQQQKALELERSSLQARGNEIGKLVGQKVKSGSDVNSPEILAMKTEGNEIKSKLAQLEPQEKEIKAAIDQKILDLPNLPSETTPIGKDERENVEVRRWGEEYKPTNPNILPHWEIGEKLGILDFERAVKIAQSRFVNLIAVGAALERALINFMLDRHIVAGYTEVLPPILINSDSLRGTGQLPKFAEESFKCRDDELWLAPTAEVPVTNLYRDEILSSEQLPIKHCAYTPCFRREAGSYGKDTRGLIRLHQFNKVEMVKIVHPDASAQEHESLVANAEAILQALQLPYRVIELCSGDLGFAAAKCYDLEVWLPSANTYREISSCSNFRDFQARRANIRFKEKGQKGTNFVHTLNGSGLAIGRTMAAVLENYQQADGTVKVPEVLQPYLKREIIC, translated from the coding sequence ATGTTAGACCTAAAGCAAATTAGAGAAAATCCAGAGGAAGTACAGAAACGCTTAGATAGTCGGGGAGGGAGTTATGATATTGCCCCTATTCTCCAGTTAAATCAACAACAGAAGGCTTTAGAGTTAGAACGCAGCAGTTTACAGGCCCGGGGTAACGAAATCGGTAAATTGGTGGGACAAAAAGTGAAAAGTGGCAGCGATGTCAACAGTCCCGAAATTTTGGCAATGAAAACAGAAGGAAACGAGATTAAAAGTAAACTAGCTCAATTAGAACCGCAGGAAAAAGAGATTAAAGCGGCCATTGACCAAAAAATCTTAGATTTACCCAATTTACCCAGTGAAACCACCCCCATCGGTAAGGATGAACGGGAAAATGTCGAAGTCAGACGCTGGGGAGAGGAATATAAACCCACCAACCCGAATATTTTGCCTCACTGGGAAATTGGGGAAAAATTGGGCATTTTAGACTTTGAACGGGCAGTAAAGATCGCCCAGAGTCGTTTTGTTAATCTTATCGCTGTCGGGGCAGCCCTAGAAAGAGCCTTAATTAATTTTATGCTCGATCGCCATATTGTCGCCGGTTATACAGAAGTTTTACCACCAATTTTAATTAATAGTGACTCCCTGCGCGGGACGGGACAACTGCCAAAATTCGCGGAAGAAAGCTTTAAATGTCGAGATGATGAGCTTTGGTTAGCACCAACGGCAGAAGTACCCGTAACTAACCTCTATCGCGATGAAATCCTCTCATCGGAGCAATTACCAATAAAACACTGTGCCTATACTCCCTGTTTTCGTCGAGAAGCGGGCAGCTATGGCAAGGATACGAGGGGCTTGATCCGTTTGCATCAATTTAATAAGGTGGAAATGGTCAAAATTGTCCATCCTGACGCTTCTGCTCAGGAACACGAAAGTTTAGTCGCTAATGCGGAGGCAATCCTGCAAGCTTTACAGTTGCCCTATCGGGTGATTGAATTGTGTAGCGGTGACTTGGGTTTTGCGGCTGCTAAATGTTATGACTTAGAAGTATGGCTACCTTCGGCTAATACCTATCGGGAAATTTCCAGTTGTTCTAATTTTAGAGACTTCCAGGCACGACGGGCAAATATTCGCTTTAAAGAAAAAGGGCAAAAAGGCACTAATTTTGTCCACACTCTCAACGGTTCGGGATTAGCGATCGGTCGTACTATGGCCGCTGTCCTAGAAAATTATCAACAGGCAGACGGGACAGTAAAAGTGCCGGAAGTGCTGCAACCCTATCTAAAACGGGAGATTATTTGTTAA
- a CDS encoding M23 family metallopeptidase — protein sequence MLKYLPVKFLRFLAISCLVTLISLGFDRLHPVKANPTLIAQNAWAGASFPVENFQTYTSGFGYRSSPMDGSQQFHAGLDMAAPLGSYIRNWWTGRIVELSDHTGCGTMIKMQSGQWTHIYCHLMGSVQSDSRGTFLIDRSGGIVLTLGQDIPAGARMARVGMTGRTTGPHLHWGLMYGNQYVDPALVLNAMYGSNPSGNS from the coding sequence ATGCTCAAATATCTGCCTGTTAAATTCCTGCGTTTTTTAGCGATTAGCTGTCTTGTCACGCTAATTTCTCTAGGATTTGACCGTTTACACCCCGTTAAAGCTAATCCCACCCTTATAGCTCAAAATGCTTGGGCCGGGGCCTCCTTCCCCGTGGAAAACTTTCAAACCTATACCTCCGGTTTCGGTTATCGTTCCTCTCCCATGGATGGCAGTCAACAATTTCATGCTGGTTTAGACATGGCCGCACCCTTAGGCAGTTATATTCGCAATTGGTGGACCGGCAGAATCGTCGAATTATCCGATCATACAGGCTGTGGCACCATGATTAAGATGCAATCGGGTCAGTGGACGCATATTTATTGTCATCTCATGGGTTCGGTTCAATCCGATAGCCGTGGTACTTTTTTGATTGATAGGTCAGGAGGAATCGTCCTTACTCTCGGTCAGGATATACCGGCAGGGGCGCGCATGGCTAGAGTGGGAATGACCGGACGCACCACCGGACCGCACCTGCACTGGGGACTGATGTACGGCAATCAATACGTTGACCCCGCTTTGGTTTTAAATGCTATGTACGGTTCTAATCCTTCGGGTAATAGTTAA
- a CDS encoding DUF3386 domain-containing protein, whose product MTVATTNARDIFRSAYENRYTWDEGFPGYTADIILTQGEEVYTGKIQVNADYSVEVTGIDDEKVQESIYNQMRDIVTHRKRGNFDASHGKNQFNFGENDPTGAVEILVTGDAMGSNYKVRGQEICQVSRVMGPMAFTINTEESLDTGEGYISIRYNAIFRNAKTDELKGKRDFKETYEKIGNYYLPSCQVINAIDAGGEKSTTEFTFINLQLLES is encoded by the coding sequence ATGACTGTAGCCACGACGAACGCCCGAGATATTTTCCGCTCCGCCTACGAAAACCGTTACACTTGGGATGAAGGATTTCCCGGTTACACTGCCGATATTATCCTCACTCAAGGGGAGGAAGTCTATACGGGCAAAATTCAAGTTAATGCCGATTATAGTGTGGAAGTAACCGGCATTGATGACGAGAAAGTGCAAGAAAGTATCTATAATCAAATGCGCGACATCGTTACTCACCGTAAAAGAGGCAATTTTGATGCTTCCCACGGCAAAAACCAGTTTAATTTCGGCGAAAATGATCCCACCGGTGCGGTAGAAATTCTTGTCACCGGCGATGCGATGGGGTCTAATTATAAAGTCCGCGGCCAAGAAATCTGTCAAGTCAGTCGAGTCATGGGACCGATGGCTTTTACTATTAATACCGAGGAAAGTCTCGATACGGGAGAAGGTTATATTTCTATTCGCTATAATGCCATTTTCCGCAATGCTAAAACCGATGAATTAAAGGGAAAACGTGACTTTAAGGAAACCTACGAAAAAATCGGTAATTATTATTTACCCTCCTGTCAAGTGATTAACGCAATCGACGCCGGGGGCGAAAAATCCACCACAGAATTTACTTTTATCAATCTACAGCTTTTAGAATCTTAA
- a CDS encoding NifU family protein, producing MSLTLTPNNVEQVLDEMRPYLMADGGNVELVEIDGPVVKLRLQGACGSCPSSTMTLKMGIERRLREVIPEIAEVEQAF from the coding sequence ATGTCCTTAACACTGACTCCCAATAACGTCGAACAAGTCTTAGATGAAATGCGCCCCTACCTGATGGCCGATGGTGGTAACGTGGAATTAGTCGAAATCGACGGGCCAGTCGTCAAACTGCGTCTTCAAGGCGCTTGCGGTTCCTGTCCCAGTTCCACCATGACCCTAAAAATGGGCATCGAACGTCGTCTCCGGGAAGTGATTCCCGAAATTGCCGAAGTCGAACAAGCTTTCTAA